CCCTGATATTCTTTTCGTTCCATATCCTGAGCCGATGGATCTGGTCTACCTGCAGTGCTGCCCATTGAAACATGCCTAGACTTTTTTCGTGGAACACTGCTTTGACCTCCTCCCGAAGCTCGGGACTTAGATGGGCCCAGCGAGAATCTTGAAACAGCCTATCGTCCACATAACAGGAGATGTCTTCTTCATTGTCTGTTACCTCCATCTCCATGAAAGGTGTACCCCTGAAATGACGTAGAATGTCCTCATCATGTCTGCTGGAGATAAAGACGCGGAATTTTGAGCTGCCATTTGCGAGGCTGCTCAGGACTCTCATCAGCTCCTCCCGAGTATTTCTATCGCACTCATCAAGGGCATCCAGAATAATCGTAGTTTTGGAATAACTTTCGATAAGCTTTCCAATCAGATTTTCGCAGGTTGGTACATCAAAGGTTGTACCATTGAGTGCAAGTCTGTTTGGCAGATCTTTAAGAGCGACGTGAATCGTTCCCCTTTCAACGTCCTTGACTGGATTAGATAGCTGACGAAGGATGCTGCGGAGGATACCCTGAGGACTGCGTCGATTCTCTTCGTCCCTCTTACAATAGAAAAAAGCCAATGCCTCATTCGTttcaaccttctcaatgGAATAGTCGACTACTCTTGAGATGAGAAACGTCTTGCCGGCCCCAGCTATAACTTCTTAGCCCCAAATAAGAATGAGTTGGAAAGTTGGTGAACTTACGATTTCCATACAGAATGGTTACTGATGAATCACTTTCCTCCCATCGAATGAACTTCTCCTTTTTCAATATCCACTCACAGGTGCCCGCCGTTCGCTTGCCACTGACTTCCTCGTGGTGAGCCCGATATGAAATGGCAGAAATACTTTTAAGAGTTTCGCATCGTTCAGATTCGTCAATTCGCACCAGTAATTCTCGGACTCGATCCCCTATTTCAGTAAGAGATGGCTGGATGCTTCTGAGCAAGTCGAGAGATTTGCGGGATAAGGTATGAATCAGGATTTTTCGACAGTCCTCTCCGCGATCTATGACCTTTTTGTGTTGTGCTTCCAGGTCCTGATGGATGCTCACTAGTTCGGATGAATTAAGTATCGCCGTGGCTTTACGTTTGACTTTATGCTGGCTCGAAATCAAGTAGCAATACTTGAGAGCACTGAGAAGCGCCGAGTAAAGCTTGATGAGTTCCTCGCGCAAGCTATCGAGGCCTTGTTGACTAAGTTTGACCTCATCCTGGGTCCCTCCGGTATGCATGGACTCTTGTGTGTAGACCATCTCTAAAACGCGACCAGAGAAGACGAAGTGCGGGGTCGAGGcgagaagttcaaggacgGTATCTGCTTGCTCTCGTTCGGCCAATATAGCCTACAAGAAGTTAGATTGCCAATCAGGCCATGGGAATCGGGGCATATAATACCTGCAATATGAATCGAAAGGCTGCCCATGGAAGGGCCGCATGCACAGGGTCAAAAGAAGAGACGACATCGCCAATCCCTTTGAACTTATCCAACCAACGGATTATGTTGTCAAAGTACTTCTTGAACCTGTGACTGGCCCTTCCAAGCTCTTGCTGCTTTTGTGCTGTCTGTTTGATGAGTGCATCGATCTGTTCGGTCCCTGTCGCGTTGAGCTGTATGCTTTGTTCAAGGGAGGCTAACCAGTCTCGCACATCCGCTGGAAGATTCTCACGAGCTTTCGCCCAAAGGCATGATGAATTGCTCATAATAAACTCATTAGGTGCAGAATATATAGGCCATGACAAGTGTTGATAGTACAGCAGAACAATCGTGCATATAGCAAAAAAATACTGAGGTTAGGCTTCACCTCTGAAACATGTAAGCAGTGGGGAAATTCAGCTGCATGACCAACAGAATGTCGCCACGTTGGCTGCAGTTGCTCAGCCTCACTGTGCGCCTGCGTGTCAGCCATGTATGCCCCCTTTGCAGGtaaaagctattattagtaatttatGCCTTTGAGTAGGTTGAAAATGTAAATAAAGAGACTCTGATCAGCTAGtgaataaatacttaaattgGTTTTAACACCAAGCCTCTTGGGTGTTCATTCTAAGATATGGCAGCACCCAACACAAATGACTCCCATTACATTAGACATAGCTACACGTCCTTGGGACAGCTTAGTACTCGTACGATAGTGAAGGCCATTACTTCGAGGCTCGTCGAGCAGCGACCTTATAAAAAAGGCTCCCATCGTAGATCCCTCTGATatcctccttcatcataCGCCCATCATCCGGCCATAGCAATATGTAAGTGGCCAGCCCTGTAAAAGAAGTTAGTCTTGCAATAATAACAAAAGACGCCAATAGATTTTTCTTACACTCAAAGAAAGCACCACCCCATCCAATTGGATCAGCGATCAACCTCTGCCCCTTCATCAAATTACTCACGTCCCATATGGTCAAATAATCACGACCTTCCGCATACTTGGAGAAAATGTCCTCGAACTTCTGTGGAATGAAGCGTCCTTCAGTGTCATAGGTTCCAGTGTCGCTGCCATGCTTGTCCTTGTGAATGTTGTCGATGTGGATTCGGAAGAAGGGATCAGGGAGGAGCGAGGACTGCGTTGGGTATGAGAAGTTGCCGTGGATGACGAGGACCGAGATGAGAGACAGGATGATTCCGTATCCTAGCTGGTAGAAACCTCTAAAAGTATCGAGTGGCCATATCACACCATCGTGATCCTTTACATCGTTAGTCATAAATCGAAATGCTTGATGAGGGCAAGTACTTTGTCAAAGAAATCGCAATGTTGCTGGAGAACCTGGAAGAGATCAGCAATTCGTTCTGTAGAGTATATAAAATGCTTACCGTTTGATCGCGATGTCGATCAGCCCAGTCATCATCGGTCGTTCCTTCAGGACGCTCATGAGTAGCAGCAAGATTGGCTCTTGCAACGCCTGCGAGTTGTAAGTTAGCCAACATCTCCAATACCAGCTGCGGATGCTTACCTGCATGGGCCAGTCTGGGCTTGTCGATCCCCGGCTGATATGGCTTTCGCTCAACAGTCACGGGAACTGTATCAATTGAAGTCGTAATAATAGAATTAGGATCGACCTTTAGCGCATCGGAATAAGACTTTGTGTTTTTGGGATCGTTGAAGTCCATCTTGGCGATGTCGAAATAGCAGTATGTCAAAGTTCGTTGGATAGACTGCAAAGGAAGGTGTATGAGGCTGGTTTATATTTCATGCTGCTGCTAGAATGGAAGTTTATTTGCAGCGTCTTTTGGCATGTGAAGACGACGATGTAAACAAGTGACGTCATTGATTCAAGCTAAGTCATAAGAACCACGCAACTTTCTGGTATGCGTAGTTGTTAATACGGGGCAACATATGTGCGAACAATACCGTCATTGAACCGTAGGTAGGGATTGTCTTATCATGGTATTAATAATTGCCGCATCCTCGTTTGTCACGCCATGTTTCAGTTTATGAAAAGTCAATAGCAGAGTTGGAGTAGCGTCATCATGACTCCAAAAATCCCTGCCCAAACGTAAACAACCCGACATAACTTTATGAAGCATTGGCACTGTCATCATAAAATCATCAATGGCAACTCAGTAGGTATAATGGTCTATAATAGCAGGAATGATTAAAAAGTAGCTTGATCTCTTTCTTGGGATTTTCCGCCAAGTTCCGCAAAGCTTTATTCTCCACATACGCCAAGTATTCCCGCACTCTTTCGATATGGATAAAGCACTACAAGCTGGCCTTTCAGCAGGCATGTCCGCTGTATCGGGCTTTCATTCGAAGAAACCTAACTGGGCAGACCCAGAAACTGCTGGTGCCAACGTTCTTCCTACATCATACTGCCCAGAACCTAGTTCTCGTGTTGAGTTTCCGAGTCCTCAAAAGCCCGTAAAGGCTTCGCATATCTGTATTGGCGCTTGGTCGTGGGGCGACAAGTCTACATGGCAGTGGGATGAGAAACAGCTTCCTGATGTCATCTTGGCTTGGAAGACGCTATATGAAGCTGGTATCAATTTTATAGACACAGCTGAGGCATACGGTGACGGAGAGAGTGAGAGGATAATCGGAGAACTCGTCAAGAATATTCCTCGCGAAAGCATTGTTATACAGACGAAATACTTCAGCACTCCTCTGAAGGCTGCCAACTTTATACATCCCGTCGACGCGCCCATTAAGAGTCTCAAGGCCAGTCTTCAGCGCATGAACCTCGATTACGTCGACATTTACCTAGTCCACGGCCCAATTCATCCGCAAAGCATCGCCACTATTGCCGAAGGTATGGCTCAATGCGTTGAACAAGGCCTCGCCCATTCAATTGGCGTAGCCAACTATGATGTTGAAGACGTTCAGAAGATCAATGACGAGCTTGCAAAGTTCAACATTCCTCTCGCGACCAATCAATGCGAGTATAACATCCTCCGTCGCTACCCCGAACTCACCGGCAACATCGAGAAGTGCAAAGCTAGCGGCATGATATTCCAGTCATATTCATCTTTAGCCCAGGGTCGATTGACTGGCAAGTACACCAAGGATAACCCGCCGCCCAAGTCACACCGTTTCAGCAGCTATAAGATGGAAGACCTTGAGCCTGTACTTGAGACTTTGCAGAGAGTTGCTGAGAGACGACGCAAGAGTATTGCCGCTGTTGCGTTGAACTATAATATCAGCAAAGGGGTCCTGCCTGTTGTTGGAATCAGGAACGTTGAGCAGGCGAAGTGTGCTATTGAGGCCCTTGGATGGAGACTTACGGATAGTGAGATGGCTGAGATTGATAAGGTTAGCATTATTGGAGATAAGACTGTGCTTTGGCAGCAGGGATAGTCACTTGGGGCTTTGTACGGACTGCTGTCTGGTTAAGAGTAATTTAAGGATAATAGATATAGATGTTCTCCAACCTAATCTATACCACTGAAACCTTTAAGGCCCAGGTTATGACCATAGGCACAGATGCAAATTGCTTGCGGCGTTGCCGCATTCACTAGTTTTTCCGAATGAGAAAGAGTTACTACAGTGGCTGCAGCAGGTAATCCCTCGCTCGGGGGGTAATGAAACTTCTGACGTCAAAGCAGAGTGTCACAATGaactggtctaaaggccTACTGGTAGGATACACTACACTTTTCTAAGTCTTTTTCGCCCCTCAGGATAAATGTCCTAAGTTGTCTTGCCTCCCCAAGGTAATGTAATTCGTAGCGAGACCCCCCAAAGCGATTGGTTGAGAGGCAGCATCACAATGCCTGCAACAATGCGCTCACAACTTCAGCTGGATTGACTACCAGCCACCGGAATATGTGGCTAAGTGTGATAGGCTGTTCTGTAAATTTCATGCGGGTGCCAAGTCGGGCTGAATGGTCGTATTATGCAAGACCCTACTGGATTTAACGCCCGGCAACGCCATAATATGCAGACTTGGGCAAAAATCACGGCTGTGCTTACGCGCTGGCGGTAATTGAGAAGGCAGGCTGTGATGCATAGTGGCCTGGTTCATGAGGCTCGAAGACACCTGGTAACTTCTACTGCCATTCCGCCATTTCTGGTTGTTCTAATATCTAATCCCTCCTATGTCGCATGTTGTTCTCGGAGAGCATATTTGGCACGTTCATTCAGCAGCATACACCTCGCTCACCCTCCGCGGCAACAAAGTAACACATCATGCCCGAGGCTGAGGAATATACAATTGGCTGGATCTGTGCTTTGACCAAAGAGCTCATCGCAGCCAAAGCATTTCTCGATGTTCTCCACGATCCCGTTGATAACGCAGCGATTAACGACGACAATAACTACACGCTCGGCAGAATTGGAAAGCACAATGTTGTTATTGCAGACTTGCCGTACGCCAATACGGTCTGGTCAATGCCGCAGCTGCCTTGAAAGACATGACTCGGACGTTTTCTAACCTGCGAGCTGTGCTCATGGTCGGAATTGGTGGTGGCGTCCCATGCACGAAAGATATCCGCCTGGGTGATATTGTTGTTGGATCTGTAGGTCGAAACAGTGGCGGCGTCATTCAGTACGACTACGGAAGAGCGATCCAAGGCGAGGAATTCACTGTTACTGGTCATTTGAACCAGCCACCTATGGCGTTCCTAACAGCTATGAGTGCTCTGCACGCTAGGTATGAGATGGAAGGTCACAGCATTGACAGCAACATCGATGAAGCACTCCAAAAATACAAGCGACTAGGCAAGAAATACAAGAGGCCAGAGGCTTCCACCGACAGATTATACAAAGCAGACTTCGTTCATGAGGGAGGCGAGGGCGTAGTCTGTAGCAATTCTTGCGGCGATGACAAGCTGGTACACAGAGACGAACGAGACGAGAACGAAAACAATCCTTCCATTCATTGCGGCTTGATAGCATCAGGCAACCAATTGATGAAGGATGCACTTTTACGCGATAAGCTCGCATCGAAGCATGGTATCTTGTgctttgagatggaagctgCAGGGCTGATGAATCACTTCCAGTGCGTGGTCATTAGGGGGATCTGTGACTATTCTGATTCACATAAGAACGATGAGTGGCAAGAGTATGCGGCTATGGCCGCCGCGGCCTATACCAAGGACCTACTTCTTCAAGTAGCTCCGAGCAGCGTGCAGAAGGAGGAACGAATTGAAGCTCTTTTGGGACAGGGTGAGTGATTAAGCATGCggtataatagctaatataTGATTACTGGAAGCTAATAGCAATAAATAGTGAATGAAAAGGTTGATGATATTCACCAGATGGCCACGGAAAGCAGTCGTGACATAAGATCTCTTTCGTCCAGCGTTCACGACAATGCTATATCGAGATGGCTCAATCCAGCTGATCCATCTGTCGATCACAACAAGGCTCGCGAAGCATGCCACTCAGGTACCGGGCAGTGGTTGTTAAACAACCCTCGATATCTCACCTGGAAGTCCCAGATGAATTCCTTTCTCTGGCTGAACGGGAATTCCGGTACAGGGAAGACTATTCTAAGCTCGACTGTCATTGAAGATATACGAAACAGCCCTCTCCCCCAACTTCGCAACTGCGCAGTACTGTACTTCTACATAACATTCACCGACAGCCAAAAACAGTCTCTTGACGCTATTCTTCGATCCCTGATCAATCAGCTTTACCGTAGCCGGCAAGAGACTCGACATCCAATCACCTTACTCTATTCGAAATGTGGTGATGGGAGTAGTCAAGCAACTGTAGAACAGTTGGAATCCACCTTTCGCGACATGCTTTCAGTTGGGGGAGATGTCTTCGTCCTGATTGATGCACTAGATGAATACCAGAACCGGAGCACCCAACGAGATGATCTATTGACCTGGATAGAAAGCTTTCACAACGAGCCAGTCAACACCAATCTCCTTGTTACAAGCCGTCCGGAACATGACATCAAGACTTCTATCGAAACGTGGGCTGATTCTGACAGTATCATATCCCTAAAAACAGACAACGTGGGCAGAGATATTTCTGATTACGTCCGTGATGAAGTGACCAAGTCCACAAGCTTTCGTCGATGGCACGGTCATACATCAACCCAGAATGACATCGTCAACACCTTGACTGCGAAGGCAGATGGAGTGTACAGTCCCCGAGGGTCCTCACTTTCATTGAGAAAAGCTAATGATTGATCTTAAGGTTTCGTTGGGTCGCACTGCAATTGGAGCGCTTGAAAGACTGCATCAACAAGGAGGAGGTCAATACGACTCTTCAGACTCTTCCAACCACGCTTCAAGAGACATATTACCGTGTATTGAACGAACTTACAAGTATTAGGAGGAAGTATGTCATTCGAATCCTTCAGTTGCTAGCATACTCGGATATTCCAATGAAACTTGAAGCGGCTGTCGATGCTCTCGCGATAAATCTTATAGCACCACCCGGTTCACGCTTCATTATGAAAGAACGTATGCCATTACCAGCTGAGATATCGTCACTTTGCTCTACATTATTTGTCGCAGTTTCTAATACCTATCGACGCAGCATGCGCAACAGATTTCATGATCCGACATGGACATCGTATGATTCGACAATAGTACTGCAATTAGCCCATTCGTCCGTGAAGGAGTTTATATTATCCTGCCCCAGGACCGAGTTCGACGGCTTATTGACCAAATCTACCGCAAGGTTGACGATCACAGAAATATGCCTTGTC
The window above is part of the Fusarium oxysporum f. sp. lycopersici 4287 chromosome 8, whole genome shotgun sequence genome. Proteins encoded here:
- a CDS encoding alcohol dehydrogenase codes for the protein MDKALQAGLSAGMSAVSGFHSKKPNWADPETAGANVLPTSYCPEPSSRVEFPSPQKPVKASHICIGAWSWGDKSTWQWDEKQLPDVILAWKTLYEAGINFIDTAEAYGDGESERIIGELVKNIPRESIVIQTKYFSTPLKAANFIHPVDAPIKSLKASLQRMNLDYVDIYLVHGPIHPQSIATIAEGMAQCVEQGLAHSIGVANYDVEDVQKINDELAKFNIPLATNQCEYNILRRYPELTGNIEKCKASGMIFQSYSSLAQGRLTGKYTKDNPPPKSHRFSSYKMEDLEPVLETLQRVAERRRKSIAAVALNYNISKGVLPVVGIRNVEQAKCAIEALGWRLTDSEMAEIDKVSIIGDKTVLWQQG
- a CDS encoding alcohol dehydrogenase — its product is MDKALQAGLSAETAGANVLPTSYCPEPSSRVEFPSPQKPVKASHICIGAWSWGDKSTWQWDEKQLPDVILAWKTLYEAGINFIDTAEAYGDGESERIIGELVKNIPRESIVIQTKYFSTPLKAANFIHPVDAPIKSLKASLQRMNLDYVDIYLVHGPIHPQSIATIAEGMAQCVEQGLAHSIGVANYDVEDVQKINDELAKFNIPLATNQCEYNILRRYPELTGNIEKCKASGMIFQSYSSLAQGRLTGKYTKDNPPPKSHRFSSYKMEDLEPVLETLQRVAERRRKSIAAVALNYNISKGVLPVVGIRNVEQAKCAIEALGWRLTDSEMAEIDKVSIIGDKTVLWQQG